The following are encoded in a window of Bordetella genomosp. 10 genomic DNA:
- a CDS encoding sulfurtransferase → MTSVLESTLREGTLNAETLRALAARTALNLVEIRAQPSTAAPAAAGAVPVFWKDLLWLPDVRDFADARLLGERLRRLGLDPGRPTVLYGEHRQYGFYARWALRHAGLRPVFVLERPEQLAAALPAPAPHLAPPPIDEGPAPRRALRQEVLAALGRRDVQIVDARSREEYDGWRVSPPGGHDHGAERAGHIPGARHLHYLDFLDAHGQLRPDDELHARADAAGLRADLPVIAYCRLSHRASLLVFVLQERLGYADVRLYDGSWTEWGSSVGSPIAHHRPSPPP, encoded by the coding sequence ATGACATCCGTCCTCGAATCCACGCTGCGCGAAGGCACGCTGAACGCGGAGACGCTGCGCGCGCTGGCGGCGCGCACCGCCCTGAACCTGGTCGAGATCCGCGCCCAGCCATCGACCGCCGCGCCGGCAGCCGCCGGCGCCGTCCCCGTCTTCTGGAAGGACTTGCTATGGCTGCCCGACGTGCGCGACTTCGCCGACGCCCGGTTGCTGGGCGAGCGCCTGCGCCGTCTCGGACTGGATCCGGGCCGGCCGACCGTTCTCTACGGCGAGCATCGCCAGTATGGCTTCTACGCGCGCTGGGCGCTGCGCCATGCCGGACTGCGTCCGGTTTTCGTCCTGGAACGGCCGGAGCAACTGGCTGCGGCGCTGCCGGCGCCGGCCCCGCACCTTGCCCCGCCGCCGATCGACGAGGGGCCCGCGCCCCGGCGAGCGCTGCGCCAGGAGGTGCTGGCCGCGCTCGGACGCCGCGACGTCCAGATCGTCGATGCCCGCTCGCGCGAGGAGTATGACGGCTGGCGGGTCAGCCCGCCCGGCGGCCACGACCATGGCGCCGAACGCGCCGGCCATATCCCGGGCGCCCGCCATCTGCACTACCTGGATTTCCTGGATGCGCATGGGCAATTGCGGCCCGACGACGAGTTGCACGCGCGCGCCGATGCCGCGGGGCTGCGCGCGGATCTGCCCGTCATCGCCTATTGCCGGCTCTCCCACCGCGCCAGCCTGCTGGTTTTCGTCCTGCAGGAACGCCTGGGCTATGCGGACGTTCGCCTGTACGACGGATCCTGGACCGAATGGGGCAGCAGCGTCGGATCGCCCATCGCTCATCACCGTCCCTCCCCGCCTCCTTGA
- a CDS encoding TauD/TfdA dioxygenase family protein produces MLQSTHRRDPEFTLFDVVPGPAAFGAAAHIDDVRALDAAATADLRRAWLKYQVLSIPGQHLDDAAQIVLGRRLGTLKITNPLPNPLARADLPGHLPGLAQAPRDLRYPEITIVSNIVRDGRALGGLGSGELTWHSDMCQFERPPSATLVYGAEIPPGQGSTSFANMELAAAGLPEAELAALAALSIKQDEVMDSAGHPRAGHAPVTDVRRSPGRAQPLVTRHPETGRPALFLGRRLYAYVPGLSLAESERLLDRLWAHATRPDYVWTHHWKQGDIVIWDNRSVLHKRDPFDPAARRMLRRVVVEGDALSRYEPAATLSHNHAHA; encoded by the coding sequence ATGCTTCAATCGACCCATCGCCGCGATCCGGAATTCACGCTCTTCGACGTCGTGCCCGGCCCTGCGGCTTTCGGCGCCGCGGCGCATATCGACGACGTGCGCGCCCTGGATGCCGCCGCCACGGCCGACCTGCGCAGGGCCTGGCTCAAGTACCAGGTCCTGAGCATCCCGGGCCAGCATCTGGACGATGCCGCGCAGATCGTCCTGGGACGCCGATTGGGGACGCTGAAGATCACCAATCCGCTGCCCAATCCCCTCGCGCGGGCCGACCTGCCCGGCCATCTCCCGGGCCTGGCGCAAGCGCCGCGAGACCTGCGCTATCCCGAGATCACGATCGTCTCCAATATCGTCCGGGACGGCCGGGCGTTGGGCGGCCTGGGCAGCGGCGAACTGACCTGGCACAGCGACATGTGCCAGTTCGAGCGGCCGCCCAGCGCCACCCTCGTGTATGGCGCGGAAATTCCCCCGGGCCAGGGCAGCACCTCGTTCGCGAACATGGAACTGGCCGCGGCCGGCCTGCCCGAGGCGGAACTGGCCGCGCTCGCCGCGCTCTCCATCAAGCAGGACGAAGTGATGGACTCGGCCGGCCATCCCCGCGCCGGCCATGCGCCGGTGACCGATGTGCGGCGTTCGCCGGGGCGGGCGCAGCCCTTGGTCACCCGCCATCCGGAAACCGGCCGTCCCGCGCTTTTCCTGGGACGCCGGCTGTACGCCTATGTTCCCGGCCTTTCCCTGGCCGAGTCGGAACGCCTGCTGGACCGGCTGTGGGCGCACGCCACCCGACCCGATTACGTCTGGACCCACCACTGGAAGCAGGGCGACATCGTCATCTGGGACAACCGCAGCGTGCTTCACAAGCGCGATCCCTTCGATCCGGCCGCCCGGCGGATGCTCCGCCGCGTCGTCGTCGAGGGCGATGCGCTCTCTCGCTACGAACCCGCCGCCACGCTTTCCCACAACCACGCACACGCATGA